The nucleotide window TGCTGTGAATCCTGCGAGTTGAAAGGAATCCATGTCTCCTTAGAATCTATTATCTTACAATAAAACCAATGAGGAGAAACTGGTTCATACGAACTGCCAGCATCCATGTCTACGAGCTCAAAGGAACTACATGACTTTGGTGATGGAGATGGGTCTGACTGGGACGACTGCTCCTGCTGCGACTCCACTGATGACATTTCGTTCtctaaaagacaaaagaaaagtctcagaaaaaaaatttccttctatTAACAGTGTAATTGTTcatacacacagactcacacatacacacaaaacaggGTTATTTTTAGGaggaatttctgaaaaaaaaaaaaaaaaaacaccacctaAGGCAGCcacacaatttaaaatataaataacaaattaacagctttttgtttggttggtttttgttttttttaggggagggaaggaggcttTAAACAAAATGCTTCTTATATTTAGATCAACGGGCTTTGCACTGATCTCCCAATCCTCCCAGAAAACTAtgattttaattaaacaaaactGGAATCATGAGAAACGCATGGTCAAAATCGTGATTGCAAAAACAGCCCAAACCACTTTACCCCAATTTCCAATATAAATCTAGTGCCAAAGCCAAAAACATTTACTCCAACTGTTTTTAATAACACCTGCTTTTAGGCTCCAGGTTACGGGAATTAcaacactgaaaataaaactattcgCTTAAGATAACAGTCACTTCTTATCAATCCTTGCAGGGTACTGAAGCAGGGACGAAGGTACAAATTTCTGAAAACGCGAATCCTCGCTTGGGCCACTGCGCGCAGGCGCGCGCCCACTCGCACGGTCCAGGTCTCAAGAGGAAAAAAGTAGCAAGTGACCTTCTTGCCCCAAGGAAGACTGACCATTGTGTTTCCCCTTCACCGCTCGGCAGAGACTAACCAACGCTGCAGACAGACCACAAAAGGGAAACCTAGGCTCCGGCGAGGGGAGCGGGCGAGACCATCTCGACACTCAGTGCAGCTGGACCGAGAACACCCGGCCTTCCTCTGAGCCGCCGCTCCCCGGCTTCCgccactttttatcttttttccctcCAGCACGAATTTATCTCCACCACCTCGCGTGTCCCCTCTCCCCAGGACCCCGGGCCTCCTGCGACCCAGGTTTGAGACCTCAGGGCTCGCGGACGCCTCTCCCCGTCCCGCCTCCAGCCCCGCAGCGAGCAGCGGGACGCGGGTGGAAACCGGATGACTTCCCGGCGCCTCCAGGAGCCGTCGATACCAAGAGGGCCCAGGCCGCGTCCCTGGGGCCGaggccaccccccgccccgccggGGCTGGTCCTCCCGGGCCCCCGCTTCCCTGCCTCCAGGCATCGCGCCCTCCTCCGCCCCTGGCATCTCCATGCCGCAGGGCCTTCCAGCCGCCCCTCGGGTCGGGGGCCCGGGGCCCGGCCGCCGCGGACTCACCTGGCTGCCTCACAGCCTCTCGCGCTCTGCTGCCCTCGCTCAGAGGGGCACGACATGTCCCCGCGGAAGCCTGCCCCGCgagccggggcggggcggggcggagctTGCGGGCCCGCGGGATTCGCGCCAACACCGTTCTCCACCGCGCTCCCAGTAGGCGAGCTGCCAGCCGGCCGGGCCGCCGAGAGCAGAGAGCTGAGGTGACGGGGAGCGCGCAGTGGAGCGACGGCCGGGGATTGGAGACCCGCAGGGCCGCTGGCAGGAAGTGTCGCGAGAGGTGGAGGGACTCGCGCGAGATGTTATCCTCGGAACCGGCTGGAGGTCGGCGCGTGGGACTAGTGGGTGTTGCGTGCGGCGTGCCCTCCGCTCCGAAGCCGCCCGCGGGTTCTCGGCACGAGGCTCAGGAGGTCTTTGGAAGGAAGGGACGCGGCCTGAGGCGTTACGAGTGGAAAGCCTGTCAAGTCTCGGTGAAAGCCAAGGTTCTTCGAGCAAGGATAAACGAGCCCAGCCTCTTCACTTTATAGAGAGAAAGACAGACGTCCTGGCCCCCGTGGTACCCCGGCTGACCTGCTAATGGCCAGAATGGTGCGAGGACGCTGGCATGCCACCCCCTGCTGAAAAGTTGGGCAGGGAGCTGGCAGCAGCTGCGGCTATCCAGACCTTCGCTTCTGGGTGCTGAGAACACACACAATTGGCATTTGCAAGGGGAAAAAGATCTCTGGGGCTTTGCCCTTCTTCCTGGCGTTTATTAGGATTTCGAGGCTGCCGAAAAGGTATATTTAAAAGATGTTGAGGTGAGCTTGGCAGGATTCAGAAGCCGCAAGGGAGGTCGGAGGTGATATTTTTGTCTTAACAAGATGACATTACTGAGGTCAAGAGTTTAAATGAATTTCCTAAGTAGTAGAGCTGCCCAGATCTCCTGAGGATTTAGTTTTCTGCAAGCCCTCAATTCCTTTGGGCCTACaatacttttctgttttctaactAAATTATAGGGCAAGGGTTCGGGGGATGTTTGTCAGTCTTATTTCTTCAAAAGCTGAGAATAGGGAAACTAAAAGTTTTTGTAACATACTCTCTTAATGTTTAAGCCACACACAATTATCCACAAGTTTACTTATACCTTCTCCTCAAATTTATAACACCTGAATAGCTTCAGTTCTCTGCAGAGGATAAAGCAAGCCAGTTACTAGGATGCTGTTAGATGACTAATGTAACTAATAACAGTAGCTGGCTTTTACTGAGCTCTTACCATGTTCTAGGTACAGTTGTAAGCATTTTACAAGTATAAtcccatttaattctcacagcaacaGGGTGTTGTAGGTTATCTCTATTTGCAGAGGTAGTTAACACACTACCAGCAAGTGATGGAGCTATAAACACATGCTCTGTCTTCTGAGCCTGCACCTAAGTAACTTAACCTAAAATCAGTTTAGTGATAGAATTGGAACTTGAATTCCAAGCTCCTCTTTCTCCAAATCCCTGATGCAGCCTCCATACCAGGTGTTCTGTTTTGGGGGGAGGCTCTCAGTACCCTCTATACTAACTGCTGAGAACCCTGTAGACGGTGTCTATCATGATTTAGTGTACTACATGTTACCACTGAgaaatttaaacaatttatttgaaaataatccatttcatgtaaatatttttgtgggaaaatattttccaaacattttttttaatcagagaaaagaatattgctttcatttttgtgtatttctttaaTGTCTGGCTTAATAGAAAGCCATTGGATTCGTGTATTTGCCTCTGCATTCAACCTGTTATTAATACAATTTTAGTTTTGGTTGAAGtacaatatatgaagaaaatccaGCCTCACTGAACTGTGTAGATGGAGAAGTCTTTTAATAGCCTTTTGAGATAAATTGTGGGATATTCTAATACTGCACTAAAATTCAACAAATGGTAGCTCCTTAAAAGTTAGCTGCAATGTGGGATCTGAAAACTATTAGTGAATTTTTGTTCTCTGATACATTAAAACCCATTGGTTTATTCTGTACTTTAAATGGATCTTTTACTCATGCATGATTGATGGCATCATGCATTGATTTGGAAAATAGTTCACTGAGCTATGCAGTCTTTCAAATGTTAACatatttcattatctttttaattACCACCAATCTAATTAGAAAAGCATTTTTAAGTATTAGGAAGCTGTCAAGCTCAAAGAAGGtaagttttccaaaattcctttttctttaaaggtCTAATTTCATCATTAGCAACAAATACTGTCAGTTGTGCTCCTTGAAGCGACAAGCTCACTTGGTTTTCAAGAAAAGTTCTGCCAAATACCTAAATCTGCATAGCCACAGTTTTTGTGTTATTTgtactttcaaataaaaatgatgttCCATGAAAAAGAGCAGCTAGTTATCAAGTCCAGTATGTTAGTTGCATGTGCTTTTTCCTCACAAGACCAGCTGTGGTATTGTGACTTACAGGAAAAACATTTGGTCATTCagatgtatgaaagtgaaaagtcactccgctgtatccaactctttgtgaccccatggactatacagtccatggaattctccaggccagaatactggagtggggcagcctttcccttctccaggggatcttcccaacccagggatcaaacccaggtctcccattgcaggtggattctttaccagctgagccacaagggaagcccaatactgtagtgggtagcctatcccttctccaggggatcttcccaacccagcaattgaaccagggtctcctgcatcacaggcggattctttaccaactgacctat belongs to Bubalus kerabau isolate K-KA32 ecotype Philippines breed swamp buffalo chromosome 2, PCC_UOA_SB_1v2, whole genome shotgun sequence and includes:
- the LOC129644379 gene encoding uncharacterized protein LOC129644379; its protein translation is MVKIGTEAGTKVQISENANPRLGHCAQARAHSHGPGLKRKKVATRIYLHHLACPLSPGPRASCDPGLRPQGSRTPLPVPPPAPQRAAGRGWKPDDFPAPPGAVDTKRAQASRPPPPLASPCRRAFQPPLGSGARGPAAADSPGCLTASRALLPSLRGARHVPAEACPASRGGAGRSLRARGIRANTVLHRAPSRRAASRPGRREQRAEVTGSAQWSDGRGLETRRAAGRKCRERWRDSREMLSSEPAGGRRVGLVGVACGVPSAPKPPAGSRHEAQEVFGRKGRGLRRYEWKACQVSVKAKVLRARINEPSLFTL